In the Longimicrobium terrae genome, ACGATCTGCGCGCGCTGGGATTGTGGGACGCGGAGATGGTGGAGGACCTGAAGTACCACGACGGCTCGGTGCAGGAGATCGCCCGCGTACCACAGGAACTGCGCGACCGCTACCGCACCGCGTTCGAGATCGACGCCGAGTGGCTGATCCGCTGCGCCGCGCGCCGGCAGAAGTGGATCGACATGGCGCAGTCGCTGAACCTGTACCTGGACCGGCCCAGCGGCCGCCGCCTGAGCGAGATGTACATGCTGGCGTGGGAATGCGGCCTCAAGACCACGTACTACCTGCGCACGGTGGGCGCGGGCGGCGTGGAGGCCAGCACGGTGGACGTGAACCGGCGCGGACTTCAGCCCCGGTGGATGAAGTCCGTCAGCGCCTCGTCCGACGTGCGCGTGGAGCGGGGAAGCGACCCGGCGCCGCTGCCGGCGGAGGCGTGCAGCCTGGATGGGGATTGCGAAGCGTGCCAGTGAGGGAATAGGGAATAGGGGATAGGGAATAGGAACGGCGGGATTTCCATGGATCGGCAGAGACTGCAACCGGTTGCGCGACCGAGCCGCCGAAAACCGCCGCCCTTGAACCTTTGATCTTTCGCACTCACGCACTAACGCACCCAGCACTCACGCACTTCCAGACCCGTCCAATGACCGAAAAACGCCTGATCAACGCCGACGTCGTGGACGTCAACCAGCTCATGCCGCTCAAGTACCATTGGGCGTGGGAGCACTACCTGAACGGAAACCGCAACCACTGGCAGCCGCAGGAAGTGCCGATGGGGCGCGACGTTGCGACGTGGAAGGGCGGCGACCTGAGCCCCGCCGAACGGCGGGTGATCCTGCGCAACCTGGGCTTCTTCTCGACGGCGGAAAGCCTGGTGGCCAACAACATCGTGCTTGCCATCTTCCGCCACGTCACCAACCCGGAATGCCGGCAATACCTGCTGCGGCAGGCGTTTGAAGAAGCCATTCACACGCACTGCTTTCACTACATCGTCGAAAGCCTGGGGCTGGACGGGGAAGAAATCTTTACCATGCACCGCGAGGTGAACACAATCGCGGGCAAGGACGAGTTCGACATGGCGCTCACGGCGGAGCTCATGGACTCGGATTTCAACACGCAGACGGTGGAGGGCGCGCAGAAGTTCGTGGAGAACCTGGTGGGCTTCTACGTGATCATGGAGGGAATCTTCTTCTACTCCGGCTTCGCGATGATGCTTTCCTTTCACCGCCAGAACCGGATGACGGGAATCGGCCAGCAGTTTCAGTACATTCTGCGCGACGAAAGCACGCACCTGAACTTTGGCATCGACCTCATCAACGGCATCGTGGCGGAAAATCCGCGGGTGTGGACGCCGGAACTGCGCGCACGTTTGTCCGCCAAGATCGAGCGCGCGGTGGAACTGGAGATCGCGTACGCGGAAGACTGCCTGCCGCACGGGATCCTGGGATTGAACGCCGGCCTGTTCCGCGACTACGTGCAGCACATTGCCGACCGGCGGCTGGAAAGGATCGGCCTGCCCGTACGCTACGGCTCGCCCAACCCGTTTCCGTGGATGAGCGAGGCCATCGACCTCAAAAAGGAAAAGAACTTCTTTGAGACGACCGTGACGGAATACCAGTCGTCCGCCGCGCTTTCCTGGGATTGATGAACGAAAGCGGGTGGATGGCGCGCGATCGCCATCCACCCGCCGCACCGCGACCGCCGGGGCGGATCAGCAGCCGGTGACGCCGGGGCACGTGGGATCGGTGAGGGTGGGCAGGTCCAGGATGCCGCAGACGCTCGGGTCCGTGTCCTCCACCGGCTCGCACGGGCACGACGCCTCGCCCCAGTACGACATGGGGTAATCCACACACTCCGTACGGTACAGCGCGACGGTGTGATAGCAGGTGTAACCGCTGTTGCCGCGCACCGTTCCGCGCTGCTCCGCCAGTTCCGCGGTGGTGAACGACGAAACCTCGAGCTCGGCGATGTCCAGGCGAATCTTCTTCATGGCTCCTCCGTGAGTGGGGCGATGGATGAACGCAAACTACCCGGTACCGTCCGCAAAGGACGCTTCCGCGCATTCGTGAGGACCGCGCGGCTGATCATTTCCGATCCTGAACCCGATCTGCACATGCCCATGCTTCCCGCCGAAACGCGGATGGTGTTTTCCGTGTTTCCCAGTCACACCAACCACTACCACACGCTGTTCGGCGGTACCGCAATGGCGTGGATGGACCAGGCCGCGTTCATCTGTGGCACGCGCTGGTGCCGCACCAAGGTGGTGACGGTGCACTCCAGCGAAATCAGCTTCAAGCAGCCCGTTCCCGAAGGCTCCATCGCCGAGGTGGTGGCATGGATCAGCGCCACGGGCCGCACCTCCATGACGATTCCCGTGGAGATGTACGTGGAGCTCATGGACCGCGACGAGCGCATCCTGGCCTGCCGCGGCGAGTTCGTCCTGGTCGCCATGGGCGCGGACGGCCGCCCCACGGCGGTCCCTGCCCGCGATCCCGATCCGCGGGAGGAATTACCTCCGGCAGAGTGCCGTACGCAGCGACTGCACGAAGTCGTTGATGACGGGATCTGAATGACAGAAGCACGCCTCCGCATCGGTGGCGTGCTTCTGCATTCGGCGGATCAGCAGCCGGTCACGCCGGGGCACGTGGGGTCCACGATCGTGGGATTGGGCTGCAGAATGGGCGGGCAGTCGCGCGGGTCATCGGTGTAGCGCACCATGGGACACGTGCACGTCTGCTCGCCCCAGTACGAGACGGGGTAGTAGGCGCACTGCGTACGGATGACGGCGACGGTGGCGTAGCAGGTGTAGCCGCTGTTTCCGCGCACCGTTCCGCGCTGCTCGTTGAACTCCGCGGTCGTGAACGACGAAACCTCGAGTTCGGCGACGTCCAGGCGAATCTTCTTCATGGCTCCTCCAGCGTGAGTGGGTCGATGGATGAATCCAATCTAGCTGGAACCGTCGGAAAAGGATACTCTCGCGTACTGTGCGCGTCCGCGAAGGATGCTCTCTCGTGGCCGCTACCGCGCGATCTGCCTGACGCGAGTACGCCCTCGGCCGCGGTGGCGTGCTTCCGCGGATCAGAACTGTTGATGATGGATGATGGTCGTTCGACCAATCGCCCACGCGGCACCCGATGGTCCACCGCGCGGCTGATCGCGATCACCTCATTCGCTGAACACCTTTCACCGTCATCCGATGATGACCATCAGCCGCCGCTGACGGCGGCGATGATGGTGATGGTGGCCGCGGCGGGAAGCGGCGTCCGCAATCCATCCAGAAAGCGGATGTTCTCGCCATCCACAAACACGTTCACGTGCCGCCGCACATCGCCCGGTTCGTCCAGCACGCGCTCCACCACGCCGGGGTGGAGCGCGTGCAGGGTGTGCAGCGCATCGCCCACCGTCGTGCCCGCATCCTCGCACGCCACCGTGGCGAGCCCGCCCGCGTACGGCCGCAGCGCGCCGGGAAGCTCGAACGTGATTGCGCCCGCCTGGACCGCCGCCGTGCTCATACGCCCACCACGGCGGCGCGCACGCACACAATGGGCGGCAGCACACCGCTGAGTTCCCGCCACGAGTCGCCGTCATCCGCCGAGCCGAACAGCCGCCCGCTGCGCGTCCCGAAGTAGATGCCCGCGGGCGCGCCGCCGTCCGACGTCATGGAATCGCGCAGCACCGTCTCGTACGCGTTTTCCTGCGGGAGCCCCTCCGTCAGCGGCTGCCACGAGGCGCCCGCGTCACGCGTGCGGTAGACGCGCATCCTGGCCTCAGGCACGCAGCGGAACTCGTCGGATTCCAGCGGGATGATGTAGACGGTGTCGGGATCGGCCGGGTGCATCTGCATGGCGAAGCCGAAGTCCGATGGAACGCCGTTGGCGATGTCCGTCCAGCTGTCGCCCCAGTCGTCGCTTCGGTACAGCCCCCAGTGGTTCTGCAGAAACAGCCGCTCCGGCCGCGACGGGTGGTTGACGACCTTGTGCACGCACTGCCCGAATTCCGGATACTGGTCCGGCTGAAAGACGCAGCGCACGCCCGCGTTGCGCGGCGTCCAGCTTTTTCCGCCATCGTCCGTGCGGTAAAAGCCGGCGGTGGAGATGGCCACGCCCATCCGCGCCGAATCCGCCGGATCCGTGACGATGGTGTGCAGGCACAGCCCGCCGCCACCCGGCTGCCAGCGCGGCCGGTGCTCGTGGTTCAGCAGCCCCTCCACGGGCGCCCAGGTTTCGCCTGCGTCGCGCGAGGTGAAGAGCGCGGCGGGCTCCACGCCGGCGTACATCACCTCCGGCTCCGCGGCCGGCCCGGGATGCAGCTGCCAGATGTTGTTGAGCGCCAGCCCCGAATCCTCGGGAAAGCGGACGTTCTTGCGGTCCGGCGCGGACCACGTGGCGCCGAAGTCGTCGCTGGCGCGCACCACGCTCCCCCAGTGAAAACTCTGCGTCCCCGCCAGAATGCGCCGCCGCCCGCCGCGCTGGTCGAACGCGAGCGAGTACACAGTCTCGCCGCGAAAGTACGGGCCGTACGTCCGCCACTCCCGCCGCTCGCGGTCGGACGTGAGCACGAACGCGCCCTTCATCGTCCCCGCGAGCACGATCACGTCGCCGTCCAATACGGTGGGAGCTTCGTCCTGGGCCATCGGGGTCTCCGTTTTGGGGGCGGCGGAACGAGCGTGGAGCGCGCAGTCTAATCGTCCGCGCCGCGTTCGCCAAGCACTTTGTTGAGCGCCACTCACCTCCCGCCACACGCGAGCAAAACGCTCACTCCGCGGCTCAGCACGGGGATGACCCACGGTTTGCCTTGCGGCTCACCGTCGCCTCTCGAACGCACTCTCCTATGACGTGATGGCCGCGGCGGACGGAGCGGTGCTGGCGGGGACGGGGCGTGAGTCGAGGACGGTGTGCATGCTCGCGGTGGATGGCGCAAAGAGAGAAAGCTGGTCCGCCGCCGCGAACACTTCCGCGAAGTCGGCCGCCGTCAGCGCGCGGGCGAGGCGCACGGCAAAGGTGTCGCGCAGCAGGCGGGAATAGTGGTCTACGTCGTAGTCGCGCGGGTCCGAGACGCCGCCCGTGTCGTCATCCGTGGACGCGACCACGCCCGCGCCGCCACCCTGCGTGCGGTACACGCGCACCCGCTCGCCCACGCGCCAGCGGGTGCGCCCGCTGGCGAGCAGCGCCTCGTACGCCAGTTCGCGCCGCGTCTCGCGGGTTTCCGCGTACCGCTCAGGCGACTTGGTGAGCCGCACGCGCGACGATACATCGTACGTCGACAGTTCGCGCGTGCGCAGGGCGCGCAGCGTGGCCAGGTACTCGCCCCGCAACCCGGTGATGTCGCCCGCGAACAGGAGCGGGAGGGCGCGCCGCAGAAACGCCTCGCCATACGGCTCCGACCGGCTGGAGCGAAAGGCGACGCCGCGCAGCAGCAGCGTGCCGTCGTAGCCCAGGAGCGCGTAGTTCTTGGGCTCGTGCGAAAGCATCGCCGCGTACCGGCCGTCGAACTCCAGTTGCACCAGTGGCGGCAGAAGGGCGTCCACCTCCGCCACCACGCGCCGCTCGTCCGCCTCCGTCCAGCCCTCCGGAACGGCGAAGTACACACCGTCCGTGTCCGCTTCCAGCAGGGTTACGCCCCGCGCAGCCAGTTCGCGGCACATGAAGTTGAGTGTCTCGCGCCCGCGGCGGGTGACTTCGTTGGCGGCGTGCACGTCCGCAAAGCGCGTAAGCCCGCCGCCCGCCGCCAGATAGCCGTACGCGGAGTTGACCAGCAGCTTCATGGCCGCGGACATGGCCTCGTGCGTGTGGCGCTCGGCGGAGCCGGGGGGCGCGGCGCGGCCGCTCGCCTTTGCCGCCAGCCGCTGCTCCACCAGGCGGTCCACCAGCGCCACCAGCGCGCCCAGGTGGTCCGGCGCCGGCCCGATGCGATAGGCGCGCATGAGCGACGGGTACAGGCTGGCGACGTCGGCCTTCACCACGCGGCGGGCCACGCCTGTCGCAAAAAGGTGCAGGGCGGCGCCGCTGTGCGGGGTGCCGTCCCAGGGCGCGTGCGCGGGAAGCGCCGCCCCCGCGCGCAGATACGCGCGCACGAGCAGCGGGTCGATGACGCCCGTGGCGGGGCCGGCGTCCGCCAGCCGCTCGTACCGGCGCGGCGCCATGCGGGCCAGCGCGAACGCGGCGCCGCCCAGCACGCGCGAGATGGCGGCGACCTCCTCTACGTCGTCCGTGGCGTAGCGGCGGATGCGCTCGGGGTCGGTGCGGTAGATGGTATGGATCTGCGCGCCGGGCACGTATTCGCGGTCCGGCGCCGCGACACCCAAGTGCCGGGCGACGGCCTTGAGCCCGTGCCCCGGCAGCTCGCGCGCGGAGAAATCGTAGCGCATCACCGCGTCCATCGTGTCGATCAGCTCGCGGCCGGGCGCCACGAAGCGCACGCGGCGGCTGGGATCGTCGCCGCGCGCGGTGCCGCGCCGGGCCGCGCGCTCGCGCAGGCCCAGCTTCGCCAGCCGCCCCAGCGCGAGCGGCACGCCGAGTTTGCGCGCGCGCGTGGCCAGAAAGGGGAGGTCGAACCCGTGCAGGTTATGGTTCTCGATGACGTCCGGATCGGCCTCGCAAATCAGCGCCACCAGCCGGCGGATGAGGTCCGCCTCGGCCGCGTCGCCCTCGCCGTCCGCTTCCAGAACGTGCGGCGCGCCGGACGCATCCAGCACGGCCACCATGAAGATGCGGTTGCGCGTGGCGTCCAGCCCCGTCGTTTCCAGGTCGAACTGCAGGCGATGCAGTTGATCGAAGGCGAGGTCGCGAAAATACGTACGCCCGGTGGCCACCAGGTACTGCTCCTCGGGCGGAAGCGCGAAGGCGGAGCCGGGGCCAAGGTCGCGCAGATGGCGCAGTTGCTGGTTCAGGCGGCGGGAGGCGCCGTGCAGCACCGCGTTGGCCAGCGCCGCTCCATCCTCGGCGGAAACCAGGAAGCGGAGCGCGCCCGGGCCGTCCAGCTCGCGGAACCGGAACGGAGCGTCGCCGCCGTCGCGGGCAAGGCGGGAACCGAGATGGTGCAGATCATCCATCCGGTCCAGCAGAATCCACGGCCGATAGCGCTCATCCTCGCGGACGAGCGCGCCGGTGTCCGGAATCCGCCGCCAGACGATGGCGCGGCCGCTGGGCTCCGCCCACACGGAAACGATCCCCGGCGTGCGATCCCATCCCCACAGCCACTCGTCTTCGCGCGACACACGCGGCTCATCTCCCGCCATCGCCGAGCCAGGCGGGTGCATCGGCCCGTCGTGGGAGGGGAGAGTCATCGCGCGGGGTGGGAAGGGGTATCGAGAGCGCACGGGGAAGGTGGCCTCTCCGCATCATTGTACGCGGACCGAATCTCTCCCGAAAGAATCACGGGCCGCCATCCGGCAGGACAGATTCCGCCAGCGCCGTTACCGCGGGTCCCGCGGTGCCGTTGCCCGATCGACAAAAACGGCGTAATATATGCGTGTTTGCTGGGGCGAAATGATGGATCTACCCTGTCCGTTCTCGCGGTCGCGCGTGGCGGCAATCGACTCTTGGAGGATGCCATGAAGAGCAAGCTTCGCCTGAACATCGACCAGCTTTCGGTGGAATCGTTCGCCATTCCCGGTGTGGATGACG is a window encoding:
- a CDS encoding ribonucleotide-diphosphate reductase subunit beta is translated as MTEKRLINADVVDVNQLMPLKYHWAWEHYLNGNRNHWQPQEVPMGRDVATWKGGDLSPAERRVILRNLGFFSTAESLVANNIVLAIFRHVTNPECRQYLLRQAFEEAIHTHCFHYIVESLGLDGEEIFTMHREVNTIAGKDEFDMALTAELMDSDFNTQTVEGAQKFVENLVGFYVIMEGIFFYSGFAMMLSFHRQNRMTGIGQQFQYILRDESTHLNFGIDLINGIVAENPRVWTPELRARLSAKIERAVELEIAYAEDCLPHGILGLNAGLFRDYVQHIADRRLERIGLPVRYGSPNPFPWMSEAIDLKKEKNFFETTVTEYQSSAALSWD
- a CDS encoding acyl-CoA thioesterase, translated to MPMLPAETRMVFSVFPSHTNHYHTLFGGTAMAWMDQAAFICGTRWCRTKVVTVHSSEISFKQPVPEGSIAEVVAWISATGRTSMTIPVEMYVELMDRDERILACRGEFVLVAMGADGRPTAVPARDPDPREELPPAECRTQRLHEVVDDGI
- a CDS encoding MoaD/ThiS family protein — protein: MSTAAVQAGAITFELPGALRPYAGGLATVACEDAGTTVGDALHTLHALHPGVVERVLDEPGDVRRHVNVFVDGENIRFLDGLRTPLPAAATITIIAAVSGG
- a CDS encoding WD40/YVTN/BNR-like repeat-containing protein, translated to MAQDEAPTVLDGDVIVLAGTMKGAFVLTSDRERREWRTYGPYFRGETVYSLAFDQRGGRRRILAGTQSFHWGSVVRASDDFGATWSAPDRKNVRFPEDSGLALNNIWQLHPGPAAEPEVMYAGVEPAALFTSRDAGETWAPVEGLLNHEHRPRWQPGGGGLCLHTIVTDPADSARMGVAISTAGFYRTDDGGKSWTPRNAGVRCVFQPDQYPEFGQCVHKVVNHPSRPERLFLQNHWGLYRSDDWGDSWTDIANGVPSDFGFAMQMHPADPDTVYIIPLESDEFRCVPEARMRVYRTRDAGASWQPLTEGLPQENAYETVLRDSMTSDGGAPAGIYFGTRSGRLFGSADDGDSWRELSGVLPPIVCVRAAVVGV
- a CDS encoding ribonuclease H-like domain-containing protein, coding for MHPPGSAMAGDEPRVSREDEWLWGWDRTPGIVSVWAEPSGRAIVWRRIPDTGALVREDERYRPWILLDRMDDLHHLGSRLARDGGDAPFRFRELDGPGALRFLVSAEDGAALANAVLHGASRRLNQQLRHLRDLGPGSAFALPPEEQYLVATGRTYFRDLAFDQLHRLQFDLETTGLDATRNRIFMVAVLDASGAPHVLEADGEGDAAEADLIRRLVALICEADPDVIENHNLHGFDLPFLATRARKLGVPLALGRLAKLGLRERAARRGTARGDDPSRRVRFVAPGRELIDTMDAVMRYDFSARELPGHGLKAVARHLGVAAPDREYVPGAQIHTIYRTDPERIRRYATDDVEEVAAISRVLGGAAFALARMAPRRYERLADAGPATGVIDPLLVRAYLRAGAALPAHAPWDGTPHSGAALHLFATGVARRVVKADVASLYPSLMRAYRIGPAPDHLGALVALVDRLVEQRLAAKASGRAAPPGSAERHTHEAMSAAMKLLVNSAYGYLAAGGGLTRFADVHAANEVTRRGRETLNFMCRELAARGVTLLEADTDGVYFAVPEGWTEADERRVVAEVDALLPPLVQLEFDGRYAAMLSHEPKNYALLGYDGTLLLRGVAFRSSRSEPYGEAFLRRALPLLFAGDITGLRGEYLATLRALRTRELSTYDVSSRVRLTKSPERYAETRETRRELAYEALLASGRTRWRVGERVRVYRTQGGGAGVVASTDDDTGGVSDPRDYDVDHYSRLLRDTFAVRLARALTAADFAEVFAAADQLSLFAPSTASMHTVLDSRPVPASTAPSAAAITS